The following are from one region of the Phormidium sp. PBR-2020 genome:
- a CDS encoding Uma2 family endonuclease: MSASPSDLSQTTGEGEQPFAPTDRVSADEIVFPPSDLPSDEPPLESSLHLHQLRLLMGCLNWLWRDRQDYFCTGNLTIHYSLRQLKSELFRGPDFFVVRDTSNQPRRSWVVWEEDGKYPNLIIELLSDSTAKGDRGLKKQIYQDIFRTPDYFWFDPQSLEFQGFHLLDGLYHPLEANESGWRWSQQLGLYLGVYEERLRFFTPEGLLVPTPEEVAESEQQRADREQQRAETERQANAKLRAKLQELGIDPEHL, encoded by the coding sequence ATGTCCGCTTCCCCTTCTGACTTATCGCAGACGACTGGGGAGGGCGAACAGCCGTTCGCCCCTACGGACCGGGTTTCGGCTGACGAGATTGTGTTTCCTCCCAGTGACCTCCCCAGTGACGAGCCTCCCTTGGAAAGTTCTCTACACCTTCATCAACTACGGCTACTGATGGGCTGTCTTAACTGGCTTTGGAGAGACCGTCAGGATTATTTTTGTACCGGGAATCTCACGATACACTATAGTCTGCGTCAACTAAAATCGGAATTGTTCCGAGGGCCGGATTTCTTTGTGGTGCGCGATACCTCGAACCAGCCTCGCCGTAGTTGGGTGGTTTGGGAGGAAGATGGGAAATATCCCAATCTGATTATCGAACTTCTTTCGGACAGTACCGCGAAAGGCGATCGCGGACTCAAGAAACAGATTTATCAAGATATTTTTAGAACTCCGGATTATTTTTGGTTCGACCCTCAGAGTTTGGAGTTTCAAGGGTTTCATTTACTTGATGGACTCTATCATCCCCTAGAAGCCAATGAGTCGGGATGGCGTTGGAGTCAGCAATTGGGGTTGTATTTAGGGGTGTATGAGGAGCGTTTGCGCTTTTTTACTCCCGAGGGGCTTCTGGTTCCCACGCCGGAAGAAGTGGCGGAGAGTGAACAGCAGCGAGCAGACCGGGAACAGCAACGGGCGGAAACTGAACGCCAAGCTAATGCCAAACTAAGGGCTAAACTTCAGGAATTGGGAATTGACCCGGAACACCTCTGA
- a CDS encoding phosphoketolase translates to MTAATPSAPTTAPEFCQGIQFFADRLPGWDDYGSQPAIAEGATAIADLGDKAAVYQTLLAADALRYLTLQVTSSKASGHPGGFASISDAIAALVMLGYKNIITEVGHHAPGFYSNVFLDRSLEDMGISTVQQLRDRFRETHGLLGHLSGQIPGLLNPAGPLGQGQHFAMAGAKLNPGVLFPVTIGDGGIGEPYVMSSFGHFNTAYPNVTNFLPILVWNGYSQEHHSMVSTKTNTEMREYWSGNGFQEIILIDAKDYDDANQAGDYVDSTQFSLEKRLEFTQALLEAVQKAAQSALNGTLTVLIVKQLKGAGVHKRGAQSHNLYPGDTVEKDYIANALQARALTPEAWQLVRTNYERAGGGAASKTVVTEFERELPDLGTLPLTEFPVGGDKQVATTAMGELVGYVGKQDPDFVVTNADGNAASGINNINIALNIIHPTTDDIYFQQPGGQVYEPLSEDACAGLAAGQALFGGRTLWCSYESFVVNGLPIWQTVTQAMAELRRPTPSTITLFTAGALEQGRNGWTHQRPEIENYFAAMMRNGNVFPLFPVDANSIQACYEWAVGQKNKGITITASKSPLPIRTTFAQTRQALQDGAVVLQETPGEKTVVFAVLGDMVLLPVFEAAQQLQEQGIGSKIVAVVSPRRLYRSSDVAWEMSSQKDSGFMDDASFAEMFDGEGLLAVTGGSSAMLEPVMLRSNSPRDVFAWKRGDTAASAAAVMAINGITAENLSKRAAELVG, encoded by the coding sequence ATGACCGCAGCCACTCCCTCCGCTCCTACCACAGCTCCTGAATTTTGTCAAGGTATTCAATTTTTTGCCGACCGTCTCCCCGGCTGGGATGACTACGGCAGCCAGCCCGCCATTGCCGAAGGTGCAACGGCCATTGCCGACCTGGGTGATAAAGCCGCCGTTTATCAAACCCTCCTCGCCGCCGATGCCCTGCGCTATTTAACCTTACAAGTGACCTCCAGTAAAGCCTCCGGCCATCCCGGCGGCTTTGCCAGTATCTCCGATGCGATCGCCGCCCTGGTGATGTTGGGCTACAAAAACATCATCACCGAAGTCGGACACCATGCCCCCGGATTTTACAGTAACGTCTTCCTCGATCGCTCCCTCGAAGACATGGGCATCAGCACCGTCCAACAGTTGCGCGATCGCTTCCGGGAAACCCACGGCCTCCTCGGCCACCTCTCCGGGCAAATCCCCGGCCTCCTCAACCCCGCCGGTCCCCTCGGCCAAGGGCAACACTTCGCCATGGCCGGCGCGAAACTCAACCCCGGCGTTCTCTTCCCCGTCACCATCGGCGATGGCGGCATCGGCGAACCCTACGTGATGAGTAGCTTCGGTCACTTCAACACCGCCTACCCCAACGTCACCAACTTCTTGCCCATTTTGGTCTGGAACGGCTATAGCCAAGAACACCACAGCATGGTTTCCACCAAAACCAACACCGAAATGCGGGAGTATTGGTCAGGAAACGGTTTCCAAGAGATTATCCTCATTGATGCCAAAGACTACGACGATGCCAACCAGGCCGGCGATTACGTCGACAGCACCCAATTCTCCCTGGAAAAACGCCTAGAGTTCACCCAAGCCCTCCTCGAAGCCGTCCAGAAAGCCGCCCAGTCTGCCCTCAACGGAACCCTGACGGTGTTAATCGTCAAACAACTCAAAGGGGCTGGCGTTCACAAACGGGGCGCCCAATCCCATAACCTCTATCCCGGAGATACCGTCGAAAAAGACTATATCGCCAACGCCCTGCAAGCCCGCGCCCTTACTCCTGAAGCCTGGCAATTAGTGCGGACGAACTACGAACGGGCCGGCGGTGGGGCCGCCTCCAAAACCGTGGTTACCGAGTTTGAACGGGAGTTACCCGATTTAGGAACCTTACCCCTGACTGAGTTTCCCGTTGGTGGCGATAAACAGGTGGCCACCACCGCCATGGGGGAACTGGTGGGCTATGTGGGCAAACAAGACCCCGATTTCGTCGTCACCAACGCCGACGGCAATGCTGCTTCTGGGATTAACAATATCAACATTGCCCTGAATATCATTCACCCCACCACCGACGACATCTATTTCCAACAGCCGGGGGGTCAAGTCTATGAACCCCTCAGTGAAGATGCTTGTGCGGGTTTAGCTGCCGGACAAGCCCTGTTTGGTGGACGAACTCTGTGGTGTTCCTATGAGTCCTTTGTCGTCAATGGTCTCCCCATTTGGCAGACGGTGACCCAAGCCATGGCGGAATTGCGCCGTCCCACCCCGTCCACCATTACCCTATTTACGGCGGGGGCCTTGGAACAGGGACGTAATGGCTGGACTCACCAACGGCCCGAGATTGAAAACTATTTTGCCGCCATGATGCGTAATGGCAATGTCTTCCCCCTCTTCCCGGTGGATGCCAATAGTATTCAAGCCTGTTATGAGTGGGCCGTGGGACAGAAGAATAAAGGGATTACCATTACCGCCAGTAAGTCGCCGCTGCCGATTCGCACGACTTTCGCGCAAACCCGTCAGGCGTTGCAAGATGGGGCCGTGGTCTTGCAGGAGACTCCCGGCGAGAAAACCGTGGTCTTTGCGGTGTTGGGGGATATGGTTTTGTTGCCGGTGTTTGAGGCGGCGCAACAGTTGCAAGAGCAAGGCATTGGCAGCAAAATTGTGGCGGTGGTCAGTCCTCGCCGTCTCTATCGTTCCTCGGATGTGGCGTGGGAGATGTCGAGTCAGAAGGATAGTGGCTTTATGGATGATGCCAGCTTTGCCGAGATGTTTGACGGAGAGGGTCTGTTGGCGGTGACGGGGGGTTCGAGTGCCATGTTGGAACCGGTAATGTTACGCAGTAATAGTCCTCGGGATGTGTTTGCTTGGAAACGTGGCGACACGGCAGCCAGTGCGGCGGCGGTGATGGCCATTAATGGCATTACGGCGGAAAATCTGAGCAAACGGGCTGCGGAGTTAGTGGGCTAG
- a CDS encoding DUF202 domain-containing protein, producing MTSDPKSPSPSSASRTRDHLANERTYLAWMRTALGLMGLGIVLARIDEILPEGMLGVRQSWLLGLLACGLGLVMVAIATKNYFDIRRAIELNTYHPQKWWILIMSVILTAVGIVLIYGIFNLPG from the coding sequence ATGACCTCAGATCCCAAATCTCCCTCCCCCAGTTCCGCCTCACGAACTCGGGATCACCTGGCCAACGAACGCACCTATCTGGCTTGGATGCGAACCGCTTTGGGGTTGATGGGGTTGGGGATTGTCCTGGCCCGGATTGATGAAATTCTCCCGGAAGGGATGCTGGGGGTGCGTCAAAGTTGGCTGTTGGGGTTACTTGCTTGTGGGTTGGGATTGGTCATGGTGGCGATCGCCACTAAGAACTATTTTGACATCCGCCGGGCGATCGAACTCAATACCTACCACCCCCAGAAATGGTGGATTCTCATCATGAGTGTCATCCTAACGGCGGTGGGGATTGTCTTAATTTATGGGATTTTTAATCTCCCTGGCTGA
- a CDS encoding NUDIX domain-containing protein produces the protein MTKPWTTLAQLFEMRSPWLTLIGERLQDDRDRLLDYWRVEKADSAVIVTQARGQFLLPPPSYRPGIAQASLDFPGGRIPPDTSPQAAAQAIVSRELNLVPEQILDLTPLNDQGWPINSSFSNQRLFGFMAEVDLQPETLSRDLLTYPCSEAGIAALLTELTCLQCRAVLLEWLH, from the coding sequence ATGACGAAACCTTGGACCACTTTGGCACAACTTTTCGAGATGCGATCGCCCTGGTTGACTCTGATTGGCGAACGCTTACAGGACGATCGCGATCGCCTCTTAGACTACTGGCGAGTTGAAAAAGCCGACTCCGCCGTCATTGTCACCCAGGCCCGAGGTCAATTCCTGCTTCCTCCCCCCAGTTATCGTCCCGGTATCGCCCAAGCCAGCCTCGACTTCCCCGGTGGACGCATTCCTCCAGATACTAGCCCCCAGGCGGCGGCCCAGGCGATTGTCTCTCGGGAATTGAACCTAGTTCCTGAGCAAATCCTAGACCTTACCCCTCTCAACGACCAGGGTTGGCCCATTAATAGCTCCTTTTCCAATCAACGGCTGTTTGGCTTTATGGCTGAAGTTGACCTTCAGCCTGAGACCCTTTCCCGAGACCTGCTGACCTATCCTTGCAGTGAGGCGGGTATCGCGGCATTATTGACGGAACTGACCTGTCTACAATGTCGCGCTGTTCTGTTGGAGTGGCTTCACTGA
- a CDS encoding ISKra4 family transposase (programmed frameshift), which yields MNPQKQAELQQHLDAIAKILYQEADPAELTTLEGIEKNVRAQAQEHVLPQLGNFFINAATDRPTGKQRTLTSILGRLTLTTAQAQQLQVEPRTRWSPYFFKCCAVVTANASYQRAEEDIAMLTGLSISHSTLQRFVQREDWCEVEVTEPIEELSLDGGMIRLRTEEGQPGQWREYKALNVHEHGGVAFFKDNEGLIDWVNIQLLAELFISLGDGHDGVWNIFDGIGTPEQRIEVLDWYHLMENAHKVQGTAAQLSRIRALLWRGETRQVIRYLRQERCRGATRFINYLKHHSKRIIDYQVWQEAGHSIGSGQVESLVKQIGLRVKLPGAQWREENVPKVLKHRCAYLNGDLAA from the exons ATGAATCCTCAAAAGCAGGCTGAACTCCAACAACATCTTGATGCAATTGCCAAGATTCTCTACCAGGAAGCTGACCCGGCTGAACTGACCACCCTCGAAGGCATTGAGAAAAACGTTCGAGCTCAAGCCCAAGAACATGTTTTGCCTCAACTGGGAA ATTTTTTTATCAACGCGGCGACCGACCGACCGACCGGAAAACAACGCACCCTAACCAGCATCCTGGGCCGACTCACCCTCACCACAGCTCAAGCCCAACAACTACAAGTCGAACCCAGAACTCGTTGGAGTCCCTATTTTTTCAAGTGTTGTGCCGTTGTCACTGCCAACGCCTCTTACCAAAGAGCCGAAGAAGATATCGCCATGCTGACTGGGCTGAGCATTTCCCACAGTACGCTCCAACGCTTTGTCCAGCGAGAGGACTGGTGTGAGGTCGAGGTCACTGAACCAATAGAGGAACTCAGCCTCGATGGTGGGATGATTCGCCTTCGAACTGAGGAGGGTCAACCGGGTCAGTGGCGAGAGTACAAAGCCTTAAATGTCCACGAGCATGGAGGTGTAGCGTTCTTTAAAGATAATGAAGGACTAATCGACTGGGTGAATATCCAGCTACTAGCCGAGCTATTTATCAGTCTCGGAGATGGTCATGATGGGGTCTGGAACATTTTTGACGGTATCGGGACACCAGAGCAACGTATCGAAGTCCTCGATTGGTATCATCTGATGGAGAATGCTCATAAGGTACAAGGCACAGCTGCCCAGCTATCGCGGATACGAGCCTTGTTGTGGCGAGGGGAGACCCGTCAGGTGATTCGCTATCTGCGCCAAGAGCGATGTCGGGGAGCTACGAGATTTATCAACTATTTGAAGCATCATTCTAAGCGCATCATTGACTACCAGGTCTGGCAGGAAGCGGGACATTCAATTGGTTCGGGTCAAGTCGAGTCCCTGGTCAAACAAATTGGACTCAGGGTGAAATTGCCTGGGGCACAATGGCGAGAGGAGAATGTGCCAAAGGTGTTGAAGCATCGCTGTGCTTACCTGAATGGGGACTTGGCGGCTTAA
- a CDS encoding Cache 3/Cache 2 fusion domain-containing protein, which produces MTIRIWTRLATPPTTKVDWLVRGCLVLSLASFLGAGITAVSYWRQRYGTIQTALNSAQEKLDDAVLELNAELEHLETTVQGLAEDLSSGELRNAELEARLEEILRANPSFSATSAAYEPYAFSEERELFHPNFKRLLTEGVERFERFDVEEFVNYIETNSYRTPLLEGAQWSEPALSTIINSIVVEYSVPFTLPEPDAPDPSGIVYANYDLDQLRQLFQSFDLGTTGYPIVITSSGQLIYHPILSFVQQRRSIFDLAQEFNDSDLEAIAQDMISGESGVQKRDGGAPSWMIYQAIPSTDWSVGVVLFRDDIFSNTVALTNKLTLLSLLLMSGVVFALVVALPPHRHQISRLWLLSMSVSGVLALGLLAIWLLEMQEVSVVQDTTPPLVTETSLQQFLERQREKNIAQGLSEPITLPTGVFLQSMEFKSANDFFVTGYIWQRYDDDLHEGISRGFVLPEAIAFSSQEAYRQDLPNGELIGWYFQATLRQTFDYSKYPFDSQQGWLRIWPQDFASHVMLTPDLGAYDLLVPLSLPGLEVSENMVLPGWNIKHSFFRYRFNSYNSNFGFLGETQVKDFPELYFEVDLERDLLMVIITKMMRVIVVSGLLFGVQYLVRYKTDDNQLGFSASGVIGASGGFSLGASQLGE; this is translated from the coding sequence ATGACCATCAGGATTTGGACTCGCCTCGCCACTCCCCCGACGACTAAAGTGGACTGGTTGGTTCGAGGCTGTTTAGTGCTGAGCTTGGCAAGTTTTTTGGGAGCCGGAATCACCGCCGTCTCCTATTGGCGTCAACGCTATGGAACCATTCAAACGGCTCTTAATTCAGCTCAGGAGAAACTCGATGACGCGGTTCTCGAACTCAATGCAGAACTGGAGCATCTGGAAACGACTGTTCAGGGGTTGGCTGAGGATCTTAGTTCTGGGGAGTTAAGGAATGCTGAGCTGGAGGCCCGTCTTGAAGAAATCCTCAGGGCGAACCCCAGCTTCTCCGCAACCTCTGCGGCCTACGAACCCTATGCTTTTAGTGAGGAGCGCGAGCTATTTCATCCGAACTTTAAGCGGCTGCTGACGGAAGGGGTGGAGCGGTTTGAGCGGTTTGATGTGGAGGAGTTCGTTAACTACATTGAGACTAACTCCTATCGTACGCCTCTATTAGAGGGAGCGCAATGGAGTGAACCGGCGTTGAGTACAATTATCAACTCAATTGTCGTTGAATATAGTGTTCCCTTTACGCTACCTGAACCCGACGCTCCTGACCCCAGTGGAATTGTCTATGCTAACTATGATCTCGATCAGTTACGCCAGCTTTTTCAATCCTTTGATTTAGGAACGACTGGCTATCCAATTGTGATCACGTCGTCGGGTCAGTTGATTTACCACCCAATCCTGAGTTTTGTTCAACAACGACGGTCTATTTTTGACTTAGCGCAAGAGTTTAATGATTCGGATCTTGAGGCGATCGCCCAAGACATGATTTCTGGAGAATCGGGAGTCCAGAAACGGGACGGAGGTGCGCCCTCTTGGATGATTTATCAAGCGATTCCTTCAACAGATTGGTCGGTTGGGGTGGTGCTTTTTCGAGATGATATTTTTAGCAATACAGTTGCTCTAACCAACAAGTTGACACTTTTAAGCCTTCTGTTAATGTCAGGGGTTGTGTTCGCGCTTGTGGTGGCGTTACCTCCCCATCGTCATCAGATCTCACGACTTTGGCTACTCTCGATGTCGGTATCGGGCGTTCTGGCGTTGGGACTTCTGGCGATCTGGCTGTTGGAGATGCAGGAAGTTTCAGTGGTTCAGGATACAACGCCCCCATTAGTCACAGAGACGAGTCTACAGCAATTCTTAGAGCGTCAACGTGAAAAAAATATTGCACAGGGACTATCTGAGCCGATCACGTTGCCGACTGGGGTATTTCTTCAGTCGATGGAGTTCAAAAGTGCCAATGATTTCTTTGTGACGGGATATATTTGGCAACGCTATGATGATGACCTTCATGAAGGAATTTCAAGGGGCTTTGTCTTACCCGAGGCGATCGCCTTTAGCAGTCAGGAAGCTTATCGCCAAGACTTGCCAAATGGGGAGTTGATTGGTTGGTATTTTCAGGCAACACTTCGCCAGACTTTTGATTATAGTAAATATCCCTTCGATAGTCAACAGGGTTGGTTACGAATTTGGCCTCAAGATTTTGCCTCGCATGTAATGTTAACCCCAGATTTAGGAGCCTATGACTTGCTGGTTCCTCTCTCGCTTCCGGGGCTAGAAGTTAGTGAGAATATGGTGCTACCGGGTTGGAACATTAAACATAGTTTTTTCCGCTACCGGTTCAATAGCTACAACTCCAATTTTGGCTTCTTGGGGGAAACCCAGGTGAAAGATTTCCCGGAACTCTATTTTGAGGTGGATTTAGAACGGGATTTATTGATGGTTATCATTACTAAAATGATGCGCGTCATTGTGGTTTCGGGCTTATTATTTGGGGTTCAATATCTAGTCCGCTACAAGACTGATGATAATCAACTCGGGTTTAGTGCGTCGGGGGTGATTGGCGCCTCCGGGGGCTTTTCTTTGGGTGCATCTCAGTTAGGCGAGTGA
- a CDS encoding DUF4231 domain-containing protein: protein MAKKKKTYNDYLKEQFGGLIDQLEISELQKEFVKSRWLDQLMWLEKKSGESQKKHFRLRLITIIGGVVIPAMVSLNVRDGPAKDVIFWGTFSLAQVVAISASVEEFFHYGERWSQYRKTAEMLKTEGWQYFQLSGPYRDSSCHSTAYRSFADRVEHLIQEDVSAITAVLEEAQQQQGQSSAEVNTRFSQLAQELGQSRPLPPPPPPRSRPPVPAQPRTPAGFNEPSTLPRYDDDLTSDPFGDDFGDDVGPTPAPITSQPPRSSSASGKAHVTAPPPPEINDPKLQNLKAPPGEPISPRAT, encoded by the coding sequence ATGGCCAAGAAAAAGAAAACCTACAACGACTATCTGAAGGAACAGTTCGGCGGTCTTATTGACCAACTCGAAATCTCTGAGCTTCAGAAAGAGTTTGTTAAATCTCGCTGGCTTGATCAACTGATGTGGTTGGAGAAAAAGTCGGGAGAGTCCCAGAAAAAGCATTTTCGATTGCGTCTAATCACAATTATCGGCGGTGTGGTCATCCCCGCTATGGTTAGTTTGAATGTCCGGGATGGTCCAGCCAAAGATGTCATTTTTTGGGGAACCTTTAGTCTCGCTCAGGTGGTCGCGATTAGCGCCTCGGTTGAAGAGTTTTTCCATTATGGGGAACGTTGGTCCCAGTATCGGAAAACCGCCGAAATGCTCAAAACTGAGGGCTGGCAGTATTTCCAGTTGAGTGGCCCCTATCGTGACTCGTCCTGTCATAGCACGGCGTATCGTAGTTTTGCCGATCGCGTTGAACATCTGATTCAAGAAGATGTCTCGGCGATTACAGCAGTCCTCGAAGAAGCTCAGCAACAACAGGGTCAAAGTAGTGCCGAGGTCAACACTCGGTTCTCACAACTGGCTCAGGAACTCGGACAGAGCCGACCGCTCCCACCGCCGCCACCCCCGCGATCGCGGCCACCGGTTCCGGCTCAACCCAGAACGCCAGCCGGTTTCAATGAACCGAGTACTCTCCCTCGCTATGATGACGACCTCACCAGTGATCCCTTTGGGGATGATTTCGGTGATGATGTTGGGCCAACCCCAGCCCCCATCACCTCTCAACCCCCTCGGTCCTCTAGTGCGTCTGGGAAAGCTCATGTAACGGCTCCACCACCGCCGGAGATTAATGATCCCAAATTACAAAATCTCAAAGCACCTCCGGGGGAACCCATTTCTCCCCGGGCCACGTGA
- a CDS encoding MFS transporter, protein MQVFKTLNPEQRRNLSLLFTGGLFFWASMASLLPTLPLYVQDLGGTQQQIGWVMGSFAIGLLISRPTLGRWADRRSRVLVLRVGTAVVAIAPLGYLIADSIPQLMLLRTFHGISIAAFTTAYSALVADISPPDKRGELIGYMSLVTPMGLAIGPALGGFVQQGLGYIPLFLMTAGLGSVSCICSGFLDNTPSPHRTQGGPSPTSERFWVMLASPRIQIPATLMFIVGLIFGTITTFVPLHIQDSGVNFNPGLFYTMTAISSFTMRLITGRASDRWGRGLFISGALICYFLAMILLWQADRPALFALAGLIEGMAAGTMLPTTIALMTDRSQAEERGRVFSLCVGGFDLGIAIAGPLLGTFAEDLGYAQLFAIAASLSAIAFLLFITRNSKDLSHSFRFALGRERDIYALERLG, encoded by the coding sequence TTGCAAGTTTTTAAAACTCTCAATCCCGAACAACGACGTAATCTCAGCCTCCTATTCACGGGAGGCCTCTTTTTCTGGGCCAGCATGGCCTCCCTATTACCCACCTTGCCCCTCTATGTCCAAGATTTAGGGGGAACTCAACAACAAATCGGCTGGGTGATGGGGTCTTTTGCCATTGGCCTGCTCATTTCCCGTCCCACCCTGGGGCGTTGGGCCGATCGCCGCAGTCGGGTATTAGTGCTGCGAGTGGGAACCGCCGTCGTGGCGATCGCCCCCCTAGGCTATCTCATCGCCGATTCAATTCCCCAACTGATGCTACTGCGGACCTTCCATGGCATTAGTATCGCCGCCTTCACCACCGCCTACAGTGCCTTAGTCGCCGATATCTCGCCCCCAGACAAACGGGGAGAACTCATCGGCTACATGAGCTTAGTCACCCCCATGGGCCTGGCCATTGGTCCGGCCCTCGGCGGCTTCGTGCAGCAGGGACTCGGCTATATTCCCCTCTTCCTCATGACCGCTGGACTGGGGTCAGTCAGTTGTATCTGTTCAGGGTTTTTAGATAACACCCCCTCCCCCCATCGCACTCAAGGGGGCCCCTCTCCCACCTCAGAACGCTTTTGGGTCATGTTAGCCAGTCCCCGCATTCAAATCCCGGCCACCCTCATGTTTATTGTGGGGCTAATTTTTGGCACCATTACCACCTTCGTTCCCCTGCATATCCAAGACAGTGGAGTCAACTTCAACCCCGGCTTGTTTTACACCATGACCGCCATCTCCAGCTTTACCATGCGCCTGATTACCGGTCGCGCCTCCGATCGCTGGGGTCGAGGCCTCTTCATCAGTGGGGCCCTAATCTGCTATTTTCTGGCAATGATCCTGTTATGGCAAGCCGATCGCCCGGCCCTATTCGCTCTAGCCGGACTCATTGAAGGCATGGCCGCCGGAACCATGCTACCGACCACCATCGCCCTCATGACCGATCGCTCCCAAGCCGAAGAACGAGGCCGCGTCTTTTCCCTCTGTGTTGGTGGCTTTGACCTGGGAATTGCCATCGCCGGCCCCCTCCTCGGCACCTTTGCCGAAGACCTTGGCTATGCCCAACTGTTTGCCATTGCAGCCAGCCTCTCAGCGATCGCCTTCCTGTTGTTTATCACCCGCAACAGTAAAGACCTCTCCCACTCCTTCCGCTTTGCCCTCGGCCGAGAACGGGATATCTATGCCTTAGAGCGCCTGGGTTAA
- a CDS encoding MFS transporter, which produces MLRTSAREQVRILILGRFLSQVGTGFTLFYAPIFFVNQVGISATLVGTALGAASITGIVGRILSGSLCDSPRFGRKRTLLLSAVSSGLGSFLLANTQDFSTLLIGSLLNGFGLGLYWPAAETIVADLTQPEERRETYALNRLADSLGLEFGIVLGGAWVEWTDDYRLLFIIDGVSYVLFFLVLGLALKESISPALERENPLKNWLRALGDRTLLIYAAANILFTTYISQNHTALPVYLSNFVPGVEGNGFPARIVSGLFAWHIAVSVLLQLPVARWLNRFNHARALMISACIWALSFISVWVIGNSSSPLIWAILALGVMAIATISYTPSASALVVELAPEQMRGVYLSINSLCWAIGYAIGPPLGGMALDGSQQLANNFWLVLAASLIIIIWILRRLEQRLIAPGQSHTSPIPDDSHS; this is translated from the coding sequence ATGCTAAGAACGAGCGCCCGCGAACAAGTTCGGATTCTCATCCTGGGACGATTCCTGTCGCAAGTGGGTACAGGCTTCACCCTCTTCTACGCCCCCATTTTCTTCGTCAATCAGGTGGGCATCTCCGCAACCCTAGTGGGGACAGCCCTCGGGGCGGCCTCCATCACCGGGATTGTCGGGCGGATTCTCAGCGGCTCTCTGTGTGACTCCCCCCGCTTTGGGCGTAAACGAACCCTCCTACTCTCAGCGGTATCCTCCGGGTTAGGCTCCTTCCTCCTGGCCAACACCCAAGACTTCTCAACCCTCCTCATCGGCAGTTTACTCAACGGCTTCGGCCTTGGCTTATATTGGCCCGCCGCTGAAACTATCGTCGCCGATCTTACCCAACCCGAAGAACGACGGGAAACCTATGCCCTCAACCGGTTAGCCGACAGTCTTGGCTTAGAATTTGGCATTGTCTTGGGCGGGGCCTGGGTAGAATGGACCGATGATTATCGGCTTCTGTTTATCATCGATGGTGTGTCCTATGTTCTCTTTTTCCTGGTGTTGGGACTCGCCCTCAAAGAGAGCATTTCCCCGGCATTAGAGCGAGAGAACCCCCTGAAAAACTGGTTGCGGGCCTTGGGCGATCGCACCCTGCTGATTTACGCCGCCGCCAACATCCTCTTTACCACCTATATCTCCCAAAACCACACCGCCCTCCCCGTCTACCTCAGTAACTTCGTCCCCGGCGTTGAGGGAAACGGCTTCCCAGCCCGAATTGTCAGCGGCCTATTTGCCTGGCATATTGCCGTGTCTGTGTTGCTGCAACTGCCCGTCGCTCGCTGGTTAAACCGCTTTAACCATGCCCGGGCCCTGATGATTTCCGCCTGTATCTGGGCCCTAAGTTTTATCAGCGTCTGGGTGATTGGCAACAGTAGCAGCCCTCTGATTTGGGCGATTCTGGCGTTAGGGGTGATGGCGATCGCCACCATCTCCTATACCCCCTCCGCCTCCGCCCTCGTGGTAGAACTGGCCCCAGAACAGATGCGGGGCGTGTATCTATCCATCAACTCCCTCTGTTGGGCGATCGGCTATGCCATCGGTCCCCCCCTCGGAGGCATGGCCCTCGACGGTTCCCAACAACTGGCCAACAACTTTTGGTTAGTCCTGGCCGCCAGTTTAATCATCATCATCTGGATTCTCAGACGGCTAGAACAGCGCCTTATCGCTCCAGGCCAATCGCATACTTCCCCCATTCCGGATGACTCCCACTCGTAA
- a CDS encoding HNH endonuclease produces the protein MAKVLVLNASYEPLNITSWQRAVILVFKGKAERLEHNGKFVYPGCPLPTVIRLRYYVRVPYKEIPLTRRNIFYRDAHTCQYCNYSGEELTLDHVLPRSRGGGESWENLVTACVRCNVSKGNRTPQEAGMLLQGRPHRPHSSLYFEVRRYVTSGSHPEWGKYAIGLER, from the coding sequence ATGGCCAAGGTTCTTGTCTTGAACGCATCCTACGAACCGCTGAATATTACAAGCTGGCAGCGGGCAGTTATTTTGGTGTTTAAAGGGAAGGCGGAACGTCTTGAGCATAACGGAAAGTTCGTTTATCCGGGTTGTCCGCTCCCTACTGTTATTCGACTCCGTTATTACGTGCGAGTTCCGTATAAAGAGATTCCTCTGACTCGTCGCAATATTTTTTATCGAGATGCACACACCTGCCAGTATTGTAACTACAGTGGCGAGGAGTTGACGTTGGATCATGTTTTGCCCCGATCGCGCGGCGGTGGGGAGAGCTGGGAGAACCTGGTGACGGCCTGTGTCCGCTGCAATGTCAGCAAGGGCAATCGCACTCCCCAGGAGGCGGGAATGCTCTTACAAGGACGACCCCATCGTCCTCATAGTAGTTTGTATTTTGAGGTACGCCGCTATGTTACGAGTGGGAGTCATCCGGAATGGGGGAAGTATGCGATTGGCCTGGAGCGATAA